In the genome of Mercurialis annua linkage group LG8, ddMerAnnu1.2, whole genome shotgun sequence, the window AATTTTATAAAACtggtaaaaatatttaaaatagctaaaatttATACTAATACTATGTTAATTTGGTTAacgattttttaaaattaataatatttggaCCAAATTTTGAATAACTGAAACAAAGATTGAACTTGAAATAGAATATTCAAGATGATTTCAAATTCTTATATGATATTAAtggtaaaataatttatctatcTATATAATTATAGTTGGTGGATTTCCACAAGTATAAGGTTTGCAAGTAATGAAAACTATTAAATCTGTATTATCAATCTCACGAGCAAAGCAACGTCCTAAGCATTAGATTTAATAAAACTCAATTTGTCTAGCAAACCAAAATTGGTTTTGGTAACTAAAAGTAAatggcaatttttttttatcaaataacaaGAACTAAAACTGTAAGTTAACTAAGTAAATACGAGTTGTATAACTATTTGAATATTGAATGAAGTTTTATTCTATTATTGAAGTTATTATTCGAAAGTGACAAATCCGGATATTTATTCTTCAAtcatgtttatttgtttatgtttttattaatataaacagTTAAACCTCTAGTTTAGGGTTGTTGTGATTTGACATTTGAATGATTAATTAAGTGTTAATTGTTTAGTGATTAGTATCGTGTTTTGATTATTGAGGTTAATACTAATCGTGTTTTGATTAGTATCGTGTTTTGATTTGTGTTTAGCTAATAAATTGAGAGATCGTTAACTAAATAGACTTAAATAATGAAATGCTTAAAGTCATGAGAGGAAATTAGATTTTAGGTAATCTATGAGTTTgctttataatttctttttaattgattaatcgGTGTCTAAtttcgtgagagcgagttaggTATTGATTAAGTAATTAGATTGTGATTTTATCGATTTTTGAGGTTTGAAAAAGCAGGGTTTGGTGGTTTAGAATAGCTTGACTCTCAGTGAAATCACTAGAAAAACCTTCGCTTATAATATTATTCGTGTTTTGATTTAATGATCCTTAAACCtttaaatctatttattttaatcctatattttttttttgttctttttgattACTAGTTGTTTAAGTCTTAATTAATTGTTTGCTTACTGGTTAAATGTTGGTTTGTTTTACTTAATTGTCCAATTCTAGTTTATTACTATTCAAATCTCTTTTGCTAAACGAATCAAAGATGTAAACGAAATCGGTGTATTAAGTTAATTTGTCTTAATGGAATCGATATCTGTTCTTATGAATTATATTACTTGTGCGCTATCGTACTTGCGGTGTTTGAAAACAATACAAAATTTCATAAACATGTATTTTCCAGTTGTTCTTAATATATAATTCTAAACTTCATTTGATATCAAAAATATGAAAACAAAAGAGTCATCATCCAATTTCACTAAATTTGACATGTTCAATAACCAACCACCGTTaccaaaaagttcaaaaataataaaaacataaccAAAATATATCATCCTATACTAGAAAAACAACATGAAATTCTAAACTAAGCATAACTTGttcattttgtttaaaattttaaaatatatcatcctatatttaaaattttcattttgttttatagaaataaaataatccTACATATAGTcaaagaataatttaaataaattgttctATATATATGTTGTATCATGTCATTTtaagtataaatatataaaatatgtaaaatcttaaaatatttattatatttaataatcattaaatacttataaaatattttagacattctactaatttattataaaataatatgacaCAAAAGATGTCCGGAATAATTATACATTATTTAGTTAATTCAGACAAACTTGCTCAATCGGTCTTATTCATGGTGTCCTTGCATACTAATCATAGTTATATGTTCAATCAAACGATCCAGATTTCTCCACGAAGACCCACCTTCACTCACACTCTTCCTCGCCAATTCTGCCATTCTActagaaaattttacaaactcaTCCCTCTTATTCACCATAAGATCATTCACCATTTTCTCAACAATTTTTCTATCACAAACATCCTTCATGTCCAATCCCAAATTCCAAATCTCACTCACAAATCTACTATTCACTTGTTGATCAGCAAAATACGGCCAGCAAATCATCGGAACACCAGAAACTATACTCTCTAAACTCAAATTCCATCCGCTATGCGTCAAAAATCCGCCAACTGATTTATGCGCCAGCACCTCTTCTTGCGGCGCCCATTTTACTATATATCCATTTTCTTTTTCACCTTCTTTTAGAAGCTCTTCAGGAAATTTTCCGTGGTTTATATTGGTAATAGAATCGGGTCTTATAACCCATAAAAACGGAATCTTGCTGTTTACAATACCGTGCCATAATTCGATGAATTGTTCTTGTGTTATTATTGTAATGCTACCAAAGCTAATATAGATAACTGATTTCGTTACTTGACGGTCAAGCCAGGTCATGCAATTTCTGTCGACTTCCCATAGACTATTCGGAGATTGATGATCTGATTCTTTAAGTTTTGAATTTAAAAGTTCGTGAAGAGGTCCGATAGAGTAGAGTTTCGGACAATGATTGCGGATTTGTGATAATATTGGTCCTTCGAGATCTTCGAATGTATTGAGAATTAGGGCTTGTGCCTGTGGGGAATTTCTTGTCACGTTCATCAATACTTGGAGATCGTAATCCTCCATGTTAGTAGTTCTGCAGAAGCTCGAAAGATCTCTGCATCGGAGAAAAGTTTCCATTCCCGGAACTTTTGTAATTAGTCTATCCATGTCTTCTTCTCCTTCAACGTTAGCATAAAATTATTTAGCAATAGCATTGAGTATATTAAACAAgtatttccaagaaattaacagttaattattaataaagaaATTGTTAATTTATGACAGAGCAAATCATCACAAAATTTAGACTGTCACTAAACAAATGTTATGAACTTTTTGCAAAGGAAAATttatttcatcatttttttagAAGTTTTGACGAAAATTTATGTGATTAAAGCAAAAGATCAATCTCTATTAActgtaaataaatttatttggcGATGAATTTTtcagttattattattattttttgaaaaatatggtGCAAGTACATCAAGTTGAAACCAGTATCTTAAAAGTCCAACGGATGGTCGAACCGATGTGGCCATCTATTTACAGTTCAATTATACACCAATTGAGTTAAATAGATGATAAATATAAGTATACACTACCACATAAGTTATTTTCAGCAACACCGGATAAGTGTTGCTTTATGTATAAAAACTATTGCCTTAGGCCTATTGCAACACTTTTCAATCAGCTACATTTGCGGCCGCTGCAATAGGTCTTGATAGCTATTGCAACAGTTTTTTTGTACTATTGTAATAGAAATAAAACTGTTGCAATTAATAGCAACAGTAACGGTTTCAAACATTTATTGTAACagttttataatgtattttaggcaacatttatttttattaggcaACGATTTTTATAGTACTTTacgcaacatttatttttataaaggcAACATTTGTTTTTATGAGGCAACGATTTGGATAGTACTTTAGGCAAcattttttttcgtaaggtaACGATTTGGATAGTACTATATGCAATGGTTTATAGAAAGCGCAACAGTTTATATTTGAGgaacaaaatttaaaagcagaaattaaaattatacgcTAAATTTAGAAACGGAAAACATTCACTAAATTGGaataacataaaatattcaCCAAAATTAGAAAACGgaaattattcataaaattcaGAATCGGAAAATATTTCATCCATCCATATCACAAGCAGAAAATGTTcaccaaaatattttttaaaaataactaaacgTTGAGCGCCTTTTTTGCTACGGAATCATTTTCCACAAATATTTTGCTGAAATCCTGCAAAACCACAAACAATAATACTGAGAATATGCAAGcataatatataataagatACATGTGCAAAAGAACAAGTACTTAACTAGAGGAGCTGTCACTAAAAATTAAGCGCTTTTAGAATCTGATTTTTCACTTCGTTCATTTTCCATCGGATTCACTTGAGATATAACACTTCCATTGTTTAGTTAAAGCTGAATTCTCTTAATTAATTCTTGATATTGTGTTTTATTTAAAGTctctaaattaaaaacaaattaaacgaCACTTTTCGACTTTGACTTTAGGACAGGTATAATTTTCCCTTCAAACAGCATGTTTCATTATTGTAAATGTTGATATAATGCTAACCTATAACAGGATATAAACCACTATTTGGATAAAACACAAAATTCAACAAAAGTAGAGTAGAAACAATTTCTGATTGCAAAAACAGAGTTATAGATGGGAATCTTACAATCTTGCTAGTTGTATCTTCCCTTAATTCCTTGTAAAAACGGCCCGCATTTCTCTTGTGCGTGGCAATGAACATTTCCGCCAATGACTTTGATGGCAACTTCTTAATTAAGCTCCTTACCAAACCTGCATAAAAGACAATGCATCAAGGATTTCTAGCAAGCTCCTTACAATAATTAGAATATCATTATAACACCTTAGTTTAGGAACAACAACCAGACAAAAACAATGATGTAAGAAAGAGGGCACTTTGGAATTCCTAGACAAGCAAAACTAATTCTGACACCTTACATGAGAATTTTGACAAACAAGCAATTTATAACAACAAGAAAAGGAGTAAACTTATTTCATAAACAAATGCAGACGGGAAAAAGCAAACAAAATTTATAGGGTCACAAAAAGAGTCAAAAAATACAATTCATGTGGTCTATCTCATATTAGTTGCAGGTTCGGAAATAAAATGCTACCAGAACATACAATAATGTGGTGCACTAAAAATAGGTGTTTCAGGTATAATACTTACTGCATTTCTATAATTCTGGAGAACTTCTTCCAATCCCTGTTGTAACATTTAAAGTCGGTCTCTGCTTCCTTCCTAAATCCAGTCAGCAACTCTGCAAAGATATTCAACATAAGCAAACCAAAACTCAGACCAAGCATACATACctttaaacatgtataaaacaTTCAATGATTCATTACAAGAAGTCCAGtatcatattaaaatataaagtaggTAACTAAAATAATAACTACAATGATTATTCACCTAAATGTTTATTGAGTTGGCAATTGTAGTAGAATTATGTATGTCTGTAATTTACTGTACTGAAAGAAACATAAACATTATTCAGAATCCGGTTTACACTTTACAACTTAAATGATGGTTGAATATTTCAACTTCTATGATTAAAGAATAGAAAATATCTAACAAACTATGTACTATCATAACTTAGTAACAACAGATACTAATTTAGTAGATTACGCAAACTGCATTGCATATCATTCTGATGctcatttaaactcaaaatgATATTACTAGCATCACAACAAAGAATAAGTAAAAGAGTAATTCCTGAAACAGAAACATCGGTATAATATATTGGAACATTATAGTTTTCTATATCAATTCATGGTGAAACGCAAATAGCTATGTCCAAAGTAAAATCATATAGCCTCCATTGTTTAAAAGTTGACAGTAGAGAAATTGGCTTAATAAAAGTAAATGAGCATGAaaggcaaaataaaaaaaataaaagttgtgCCATAGAACCACTTTTGCTATCATTAAGGTTACATATGAATCATTTAAAATTTCTCTTGAGATTATGTCAATAAAAGAACAGCAAACTCAGAACAATTAAAAGCAGGCTGATAGACAATTCAAAACAAGTGGTACAACAAACTGTTGAATCTAACAATTGTGTCAAAACACATAATTTAATCATAAATATTAGATACTAATACACAATCAAAAGCTTTGtgtgataaataaaatcaccCTTATAAATGCTCAAACTTAAGCCCACTGCTCCATTGTAATCAAAAGTTggcaaaataaaactaaacttcACACAACCAAATCATAACCAGAATATCAAGAATTTTAACAGATTAGTCAATAACAATTCTAGTTTCCATTAAatctaaatagataaaaatgaaaatcaaattcAGATAGATTAATTTAGCTAAATTATTACTATCAAAAGTACACCAAAATactcataattataattaaaattagacttACTTAGTAGGTGAAGACATTAAAAGAGATCTTCAAATTATCCGTAAACTCTAGGTTGCGCTCTGTAAATGTAATTGAAAATGATATTAGCTTCAATCGATGAAGAAAAGAATAGATTGAAAATAAGATTACCTTCAAATTATCCGTAAACCCTAGGTTGCGCATtgtaaatgaaattgaaaatgagATTAGCTTCGATCGAAGAGAGAAGAGAATGGATTGAAAATGAGAATACCTTCGAATAATCTGTAAACCCTAGGTTGCGCactataaataaaattgaaaatgagatTAACTTTAATCGATGGAGAAGAgaatgaaattgaaattgagatTACCTTCAAATGATCCATAAACCCTAGGTTGTGCACTgtaaatcaaattgaaattgaaaataaaattaaaaataaaaatgaagaacgaTCGCTTACCTTTAATCGAAGAGAGATGGCGAAGAGAGATGGCGAAAAAGAATATGAAGATTGACATTGATTTAGTAATTTGGTGAAGCTTTAATGAAACCAAACATAGAGTTATTTAGTGATTGTTGagattgaaaaataatattaatatctcaTCATCTACTGCTGCTTAATAATATGTCATCATATTTATGaaaattgtttacaaatttGTGGAACTGGTAGGTTGGTACAATACAAAAAAAAGAACTTTAACAAGAAAAACTATGATTTAATTATCCTAGAAGAAATGGATTaagttttttagaaaaaatagtGGAGAATGATAATTACaagaattaaattataaaaaaacttcaaaactaaaaaatttgagattttaattcaaaatttaatagagtgattttgaattttttaatgaaaatatagtaaaagatttcacattttaatgaaaaattataattaaaaattttcaaaatttttataGTATTTAAGATAAGACAAcagtttaaaagtgttgctagattcaGTCAAATTGTTGCATTTTCTTAAGCTAATACAGCAGTATTCTATATATGTTACCTTATGCTGTAAATTTgtgaattttgttaatttctttgTAACGGTTTTTAACTGTAACTTTTATGTTGCCTTATATATACTATTGCAACGGTATTGAAAGTGTTGTTGTGTtagtgttgctgaaagtgacttatgtggtagtgatacaatatatattttgtaaaatgATGTctacatttaaaatttaaatgcatattttaaatattcaacTAGCAGATCAAGTGAATAACTAGctagtaaataaaaaatactctaattaataaacaaatacttaaatagttttttggtttaattgatTCAATAATTTTTCGCTTTTctagatttaattaaaaagattgaaCCCGGATCCTTTTCTATAAGAGCTAAAGCAGGCTGACCTCCGATTTATAGTCAAACCAGTTAAATCGGCCAATATTATTCAATTCTTAATACCCtgaataaaactgaaaataacaggtaattgatcctgagaatgaaattttaactttttcatttagttattaaattttgatttattttgttactaaactttattttgtttattttggtgttttccggccaaaaatatTTAGATGGCAGTCGGAATTCATTTTTTTACCTATTACCTTGCCAAGTATGCATAATTTGGTTTAAAAACtcattttaaaaccaaaattatGCATGTTTGATAAGTTTCAAagtataactaaaaaaattcagCTACcacatgttaaaaaaaaaataaaaataaagttgagtaactaaaaaaaatttaattttagtaactgaaataaaaaaaaaattaaaatttcagtgATTCTCAGAATTAATTACCCGAAGATAAGAGGAGAAGTATGTACCTCTGATAGGAAGTTCACCAGCTTGAATCATATCAAGAATACAAAAATAAACCCAGAAGCAACATCCACTTATCGTACGAAACAGAATAATTGGCATTCCAACCTCAACAGCAATCTCAAGTATAAATCCCGGAACTCCATCTCCGATGATACAGTCAACCCGCGGCCTAATATCAGCAAGCAATTGTTTAAATTCCGGCCTGCTAGTCCGTTCCATCGAATCGAGCAAATCCTTCAGATCAAATTTAAGTGAAGAATCTCTGTTCATACCATCTTGAATCGCCATGAATCGGAAACCCGAATATTTCTTGAAACGCGCTTGAATATCCGTAAATTTGAAAAGACGTTCTTCGTTTTGTTGCGTGTTTACGAAGGTAACATGAATTCCGGCAAGACTTAGAATCTCGGATAGCTTGAGCATGGAGTTTACATGACCTTGTACTGGAAAAGGAAAGATTATTACATGTGGGGGAGAAGGGTTTGATATTTTCTCCATTTTTATCTCTGAAAATAGGGTTCAGCAGATTAATATTTTCTGTTCTTATATTTGTGTTTTATTGAGGGAAAAATATTTATTCCAAGAATGTAAATATCAGATATGAATTCATTGGATTCATGTCTGTGGTGTAGACTTTTACGTACACTCActtcaaaattgataaaataaaattacatatagataattatgaataaaactatcttcaaaaaacaattatataatttcAGCTCAGTCCATCCATATTAACTATATTGAAAAAGcaaaaactaaatataattcagtattttatgttattttcataaaattaaacatatttgataaatttttctacgataatacaattattttaataatatcatattctttttttataaaactagaCAGATAgttcttaatttttatcatttttgtttttcattatagactaattattttagtaaaataagTAAATTGACTATAATAGATTTTAgaccaaatgtcgtaaaaacgctaaaagtttcataaaagtttcacaaaagtcttgaactttcaattttatagGTTTCACAAAATATATATTCCAAGAATGTAAATATCAGATATGAATTCATTGGATTCATGTCTGTGGTGTAGACTTTTACGTACACTCactttaaaattgataaaacaaaattaCATATAGATAATTAGGGTTATTGATTTTGGGAGTCACTGTACTTTCTCAAAGTTGTAAAATGGTTACCgaataattttttgttccaaaatggTCACTGTACTTTATGATTAGTAACTTCCGGCGATCACTAAATGAAATCCGGTGACTTTTGTCCTATGTGACTTACCGGAAGCTGACTCACACCTCTTTTTTTAccggaaaatgtttaaaaaattagggaAAAAGATGATGATGTAGAAAAATAAGAGTGATATCGACAATGACATGGTAAAGAGGAAGGTGTGAATAAGCTTCCAGCAAGCCACGTAGGACAAAAGTCGTCGGATTTCATTTGGTGATCGCCGGAAGTTACTAATCACAAAGTACAGTGACCtttttggaacaaaaaattgTTCGGTGATAATTTTGCAACTTTGAAAAAGTACAATGACTCCCAGAATCAATAACCCAAATAATTATGAATAAAACTATCTTCAAGaaacaattatataatttcAGCTCACATATTAACTATATTCGAAaagcaaaaacaaaatataattaagtattttatgttattttcatgaaatttgttaaacatattttataaaattttctatgataatacaattattttaataataccatattcttattttttttataaaactagaTAGATAGttcttaaattttatcatttttgtttttcattgtaGACTAATTGTTTTAGTGAAATAAGTAAATTGACTATAATagattttacttttataaattagatactttttttatttaatgtttggATATATTTATCAATACTCAAAATAGTGAAGGGTTAGATTGTCAattttaattcatcaaaaaaaatattgtcaattttacctcGTAAAAATGGCAGGATGGACTGTCAAAATTATCAGTTTTGTCAAAATAATAAGCATATTTTTTGCCTTAaagtctgaaaaactaccgacctttcaaatttttttcaattgcaccctcaccttgtaatttcttcaatagcaccctatttcatatttttggctttcaataacatcctgaccttgtaaaacagtcaattttaccgtattttgtatttttaactttcaatatcaccataaatcaaattaaactcatttatcgaggacttatttgaattttttttaagttaaaagacttgtttaaaagtgttcaagtagaaaaaagtatgatttcacctttaaatttagttttttttgaaaattttcatttttatagtaatcaaatcatctaattttttaatttagagtgctattaaaagccaaaaatacaaaatagcgtactattgacaaaattacaaggTAAGAGtgctattgaatttttttttgaaagatcgatagtttttcagaccttaaacctatttttttatgaataaataataaacatattaaataattttaccttcattaaataatattatcaattgaGGAGtgtataatgtttttttttatgaacagGAGTATATAATGTCTGTTCCAAATTGAATGAACTAATggaattaaataaaactaatttttttcagGGATAAAATGGTTTAATGGAAATCATGTTAAAGGTGATATTCTGTGATTCCTCTgaagaaaaatatcaaaccgACAAATTTAGTGGTATCCTGCTGAGCATTTTAAATTAGTTACCTACCAAAATTAATTGAGGAATTTACATATCACTTCCTTTTTCAGACAAAACATTAGAGAAAGATTAAATATACCAATTATTGAAATGTGAAAGAGATGTGAAAAAGATGGAAGCTAATTTTAGAACTGAAAACCTTAAGGTCAATGTAAggatacattttaaaaaa includes:
- the LOC126659774 gene encoding 7-deoxyloganetic acid glucosyl transferase-like, whose amino-acid sequence is MEKISNPSPPHVIIFPFPVQGHVNSMLKLSEILSLAGIHVTFVNTQQNEERLFKFTDIQARFKKYSGFRFMAIQDGMNRDSSLKFDLKDLLDSMERTSRPEFKQLLADIRPRVDCIIGDGVPGFILEIAVEVGMPIILFRTISGCCFWVYFCILDMIQAGELPIRGEEDMDRLITKVPGMETFLRCRDLSSFCRTTNMEDYDLQVLMNVTRNSPQAQALILNTFEDLEGPILSQIRNHCPKLYSIGPLHELLNSKLKESDHQSPNSLWEVDRNCMTWLDRQVTKSVIYISFGSITIITQEQFIELWHGIVNSKIPFLWVIRPDSITNINHGKFPEELLKEGEKENGYIVKWAPQEEVLAHKSVGGFLTHSGWNLSLESIVSGVPMICWPYFADQQVNSRFVSEIWNLGLDMKDVCDRKIVEKMVNDLMVNKRDEFVKFSSRMAELARKSVSEGGSSWRNLDRLIEHITMISMQGHHE